TGCTTTGAAAGAGTGGAGCGGCGTAAGCCGGAAGACTCGCCGGACAATTATGCTGGGTATTGGAATGATAATCCTGGCGGTAATTGTTGTCGGATATGGTAACTCACTCCATAATTAGTGCGGTTTTTAAAAGAGTAGAAGTATGCAAAAAAGAATGCCGGTAGTAGCCGTTTTTGACATTGGTAAAACCAATAAAAAACTATTGGTTTTTGATGAACACTATCGCTTGATAAAAGAAGAAGTTTATCAGTTTGAGGAGATCATGGATGATGATGGATTTCCTTGTGAAGACCTGGGTGCGCTAAGTACCTGGGTGCTTACCCGGTTTCAGGAATTAAAAACTGCGGATGCGTATCAATTGAAAGCAGTAAATTTCTCTACCTACGGGGCTTCAATGGTATATATAGATGCGGCTGGAAAACCACTTGGATACCTTTATAATTATGTAAAGCCTTATCCGGAGGCGATTTGGCACGATTTCGTAGAAAAAAGGGGAACTGCCGATGCATTTTCTGTAGAAACCTGTTCTCCCCTCATGGGGCATTTAAATGCGGGGATGCAGTTGTACTGGATCAAATATGAAAAGCCGGCATTGTACCAGGAGATAGCAACTGCCCTCCACTTTCCACAATACCTGAGCTACTTACTTACAGGCAATAAAGTGGCGGAAATGACCAATGTGGGATGCCATTCGGCCATGTGGGATTTTCGAAATAAACAGTATCATAGCTGGCTGAAGGAAGAAGGATTATTGTCAAAGCTATGTACCATTACGCCAGGTAATGTTGCGGTAAAGGTTAAGAACGAGGCAACAGGCGAAGATATCGCAATTGGCACCGGATTGCACGACAGTTCGGCAGCTATGGTGCCCTACCTGCAATGTTTTACGGAACCTTTTATGATTCTTTCCACCGGAACATGGTCCATTAGCCTCAATCCTTTTAATAACAGGTTTCCCGATGAAAAAGAATTGGCAAAAGGATGCGTAAGTTATCTGAGCTACCAGGGTAATCCGGTAAAAGTAGCGATGCTTTTTTCCGGGAATGATCATGATTTGCAGGTAAAGCGTATTGCCGGGTATTTTAATGTATCGGCTGACTTTTATAAAACAGTACTTCCGGATGAGGAAACGCTGGATCGGAATAGATTGCAGGAAGCCACTGCCGATACATCAGGCCCTGTTTTAACGAATGCCACAACGCCCTGTAAATTTCACACCAGGAACCTGGCGGTATATACAACTCCAGCTGCTGCCTATCATCAGCTGGTAAGCGATATTATTCAGCAACAGAAAGCCTCCTCCAATCTGGTCTTAGAGGGAAGCGATGTCAGTTACATTTTTGTAGATGGCGGGTTTTGCAAGAATACCTTATACATGCAGCTCCTGGCAGCTGAATTCCCTCACATGAAATTTTTTGCAGCATCTATGACACAAGGTACTGCACTGGGTGCAGCACTGGTACTGCATCAGCACTGGAATGCGCTGCCGGTACCCCCTGCGCTGCTTCAGCTGAAAAAGTACGAAGCAACGGGCAGCAAAGCCCTGGCGAAAAAATAAGCATAGCGGTATAGTACAGGACAGAAATTAATAAAGGCGGTGCTAATTTTGTTTCTTCTTATTGGTACAGTAACAAAGGTGTCCACAAGCTCATAGGCGACATTGTGCCTTACAAAAAATTTATTGTCTAAAATTCAAGTTATTATATGGCAACAACGCAAACATTTAAATACGTAAGTTATTTATGGGACGAAGCGAAAGCAGCGTCTCTGGCCGGTGATGAAGTGGCATTACTGATCTATCGGTCCAATTTATTAGGGGCTGATCTGCGTTTGACCAACTATGGCGGAGGAAACACCTCTTGCAAGGTGTTGGCGAAGGACCCGCTCACCAATGAAGAGAAAGAGATTATGTATGTAAAAGGGAGCGGAGGTGATTTAGGAACATTAAAAAAGACCGGCCTTGCCGCTTTGTATGTAGATCGCCTGCATAGCCTGGAAAAAAATTATAAAAGCATTGAGCAGGAAGATGCGATGGTGGAATTGTTTAAT
The Chitinophaga sp. MM2321 DNA segment above includes these coding regions:
- a CDS encoding FGGY family carbohydrate kinase: MQKRMPVVAVFDIGKTNKKLLVFDEHYRLIKEEVYQFEEIMDDDGFPCEDLGALSTWVLTRFQELKTADAYQLKAVNFSTYGASMVYIDAAGKPLGYLYNYVKPYPEAIWHDFVEKRGTADAFSVETCSPLMGHLNAGMQLYWIKYEKPALYQEIATALHFPQYLSYLLTGNKVAEMTNVGCHSAMWDFRNKQYHSWLKEEGLLSKLCTITPGNVAVKVKNEATGEDIAIGTGLHDSSAAMVPYLQCFTEPFMILSTGTWSISLNPFNNRFPDEKELAKGCVSYLSYQGNPVKVAMLFSGNDHDLQVKRIAGYFNVSADFYKTVLPDEETLDRNRLQEATADTSGPVLTNATTPCKFHTRNLAVYTTPAAAYHQLVSDIIQQQKASSNLVLEGSDVSYIFVDGGFCKNTLYMQLLAAEFPHMKFFAASMTQGTALGAALVLHQHWNALPVPPALLQLKKYEATGSKALAKK